The Blautia obeum ATCC 29174 region TTTCTGGTTAAGTTCTGTTTTCGTAACGTCCTCATCTACCGTCTGAATATCTGCAAATTTGCCTATCTTCTTTTCAAGGGAAGAATTGACAAAGCTGCCTTTCTTGGCATTTTTTGAAGTAACCAATATCAGTCTGGTTCTCGTCTTATAAATTGATCTGGACATATCGTAGCTTTGGATATTGCTATCTAAGGATAATATCGGCATGGACGTTTGTTCCTGCCGTTTCCTCAGATATATTTTTCCCTTCTCGGACGAAACATAATAGCGTATTCCAGTAGCGTAATATGTCTGGCTCAATGCATCCTCAATCACATCCCAATATGTTGTGTTTTTCTTTACCAGTTCCCCTATGATGTGACCGGTATTTACCGCTGAACCTAAAGGAAGTCCCAGCTTCTTTAAGCAATACTTAAAAATATATGTTGCAGATTTCTTCTTAAAAGAAAAACTGCCTTTGTTATTGCAAAGATAAACACAGTTATCATATGCCTTTATGGTCAATGTTCTTTTACTACTTCTGCTATCTGTCATAAGCAGGCCACGAAATATTTCGCTTTTGTCACAATAAAAAAACACCTGCTGTCCTTCACCAGAATTTGCAGATGCTCTTGCAAACTGTTCCGAATCAAAAAGGGTGGCGCTCAACGTTCTTGGAGCATCACCTCTCCGACCAGTAACAGAAACTTTCTGTATTAATTCTGAGATATTCTTATATGTGCCATTCTTCCCGATTTTTAACGTGATTTTGTTCATTTCGGCACCTCCATTACATTTTCTTTAGCCATGTATTATAAGCATATCCCCACTTGCTACCATACTTCA contains the following coding sequences:
- a CDS encoding XkdQ/YqbQ family protein, producing the protein MNKITLKIGKNGTYKNISELIQKVSVTGRRGDAPRTLSATLFDSEQFARASANSGEGQQVFFYCDKSEIFRGLLMTDSRSSKRTLTIKAYDNCVYLCNNKGSFSFKKKSATYIFKYCLKKLGLPLGSAVNTGHIIGELVKKNTTYWDVIEDALSQTYYATGIRYYVSSEKGKIYLRKRQEQTSMPILSLDSNIQSYDMSRSIYKTRTRLILVTSKNAKKGSFVNSSLEKKIGKFADIQTVDEDVTKTELNQKISTFKKDTSIVDQELSVTATGDTRCVSGKCAYVQISPIGAKRIMFIEEDTHTFENGHHKMNLKLSYEKIK